TTATTGGTACATTATTTGCAGCACTTTCACCAGTATTCGCCGTTTTAATGATCGGACGTATTATCCAAGCTGTAGGAACTGGAATTATACTACCCGTTATGATGACAGTGATGCTCAACATTTTCCCAATTAACAAACGAGGCGTTGTTATGGGCGTAATGGGATTAGTTATCACACTAGCACCAGCTGTTGGGCCAACATTATCAGGTATCATTATTACAACTTTAAGTTGGCATTTCATTTTTTGGTTTAGTTCAATATTTTATGTTGTTTTAGCAATCATTGCATTCGTTAAAATAAATAACGTATCAGAAATAACGAAACCAAAAATCGACTTTATTTCGATTTGTTTATCAACAATCGGTTTCGCAGGATTAATTTATGCATTGAGTACGATGGCAGAAATATCTATCAGTTCTCCAATTGTATGGTTACCACTACTTATCGGTATCATTGCATTAGTGCTATTCTGTTCTAGACAAACGAAAATGAAAGAACCAATGTTGAATTTAACAGTATTTAAACATCTAATGTTCACATTAGGTGTTATCATGATTTTCTTATTAATGCTTGTTATTTTATCAACAGCCATTTTATTACCTATTTATTTAAAAGGCAGTTTACTATTAACAGCAGCATTAGCAGGTCTTGTGCTATTACCAGGTAATGCAACAAACTTTATCTTATCTCCGGTAATCGGAACATTATTTGATAAATATGGTGCAAAATACTTCGGAATAGCTGGTTTCCTATTCATACTTATAGCTGCTATAGGATTTTCAATTTCAATTTCAGCAACGACACCTGTTTGGATGATCATATGTTTATTCATCGTATTATTCTTAGGTGTAACGATGGTTATGATGCCAGCACAAACAAATGGTTTAAATCAGCTTCCACCGCATTTATATGCCGATGGATCAGCCGCTATGAACACATTGATGCAAGTAGCAGGATCAGCTGGTACAGCATTAGCGATTACACTTTATACAGTCGGACAACAACAAGTCACTGGAGGATCTAGTGATTTAGGCGAAAGAGAAATCATCGCGCATGGCATTCAATTTGTCTTTTACTTTATAAGCGTTGTCGCAGCATTAGGACTCATTACATCACTATTTGTTAAAAAACCAAAACTAACAAGTAAATAAAAAAGCTTGGGAGATTAATCCCAACTCAAAATCAATAACAACTCATTTCACTGATTTATTCAGTTAGAAATGAGTTGTTTTTTTTATGAGTGGATGAGGTTGAGGTCTGTGGCGGGAGCGAGGTCTGAATGTTGCTTGTTTGGCCAGTCTTGCAACATTCGGGCCTTCTATGTTGCTTGTTTCATCAGTCTTGCAACTTAGAGACCTTCTATGTTGCTTGTTTGCTCAGTCTTGCAACTTAGAGCCGTTCTATGTTGCTTGTTTTGTCAGTCTTGCAACTTAGAGACCTTCTATGTTGCTTGTTTGGTCAGTCTTGCAACTTAGAGCCGTTCTATGTTGCTTGTTTCGTCAGTCTTGCAACTTAGAGACCTTCTATGTTGCTTGTTTCGTCAGTCTTGCAACTTAGAGCCGTTCTATGTTGCTTGTTTCGTCAGTCTTGCAACTTAGAGGCCTTCTATGTTGCTTGTTTCGTCAGTCTTGCAACTTAGAGACCTTCTATGTTGCTTGTTTGGTCAGTCTTGCAACTTAGAGACCTTCTATGTTGCTTGTTTCGTCAGTCTTGCAACTTAGAGACCTTCTATGTTGCTTGTTTCGTCAGTCTTGCAACTTAGAGACCTTCTATGTTGCTTGTTTGGTCAGTCTTGCAACTTAGAGACCTTCTATGTTGCTTGTTTCGTCAGTCTTGCAACTTAGAGACCTTCTATGTTGCTTGTTTCGTCAGTCTTGCAACTTAGAGCCGTTCTATGTTGCTTGTTTGGTCAGTCTCGCAACTTAGAGCATGTAATTAAAAGAACAAACGAAAAAATATAAGAAAAAACAGTAGAAATTCAATTTTTAAAATGAATTTCTACTGTTTTCTATTGTAAACGAGACTGTTGATAACTTAGTCTGTTTTTACTTTGTTTTCTTGTAATTCTTGTTCATTCCACCATAATGAATCTTTTGGATTTTCGACAGCGTGTTCGAAATCTTTTTCAGATGATACGGTTGGATATGATCCTTTTAATGCTTTTCCTGAAGTTGTTTCAAATAGTACAAGTATTGTTAAAAATCCTATAATACTTACAGCTGTTAAATAATAAGCTGGTGCTAATGGATTTTGTGTTGCGTGTACTAACCATGTTGAAACTAACGGTGTTGTACCACCAAATATTGATACAGACACGTTAAATGTTACGGCTAATGTACGGTAACGAACGTCTGTATAGAATATACTTGGTAATAAACTTGGCATAGCACCTTCATATGTTGATAAGAAGAATCCAAGAATGAATATACCTAACGATACAAACATTAATTGGTTAAGTCCCATGAAGTGAAATGCTAACAGTGAAGTCGCTGTTAAACCAAATGTACCCATTAATACAACTTTTTTGTTACCTATTTTGTCACTTAAACGACCAAAGAAGAATGCTAATGGTACCATAACAATCATGACACTTGTAATTAATACCGTACTTACTGTACTAGAAATACCAATTACTTCATCTAAATATGATGGCATATATGAAAGTAACATATAGTTTGTAATATTAAAGAATGCAACTGCTATAAAGCATACGATAATATCTTTTTTGTGATTTTGGATAATGGATATGAACGACTCTGGTTTTTCTTCATTTTCAGATATTTCATTTTCAAAAATTGGTGATTCGTCTAGATTTCTTCTTAAATATAGACCTACTAAACCAAGCGGCGCACCTAGGATAAATGGAATTCTCCAACCCCAAGCTTGCATTTGTGCATCTGATAAACCAATAAATAAACCACTTGCTAATAATGATGCAAGTATATAACCTGCTAACGTACCTATTTCTAAACCACTACCAAGAACACTTCTTCTATTATCTGGAGAAGATTCAGCAATGTAGACCATTGCACCTGCATATTCCCCACCAGTTGAGAAACCTTGAATAATTCTAGCGATTAGTAATAGTATTGGCGCCCAAATACCTATTTGATCATAAGTTGGTAATAAACCAATTATTAAAGTAGAAGCTGCCATTAAGACAATCGTCGTTGTGAGGACTGTTTTTCTACCGAGTCTATCCCCGATTCTCCCGAATATAATACCACCAATTGGTCGCATTAAAAATGCAATCGCAAATGTAGCGAAAGTAAATACTAATTTCAATTCATCATTTTCTACTGATGTGAAGAAATTTTTACTGATGATAATTGCTAAATAAGAATAAAGACCAAAGTCAAACCATTCCATAGCATTACCTATACCTGTTGCATATACACTTTTCTTAGTTTTTTTCATATCTACAACATTAATTTTGTTTTTGTTGAATTTCATGTTTTCGTAAACACCCTTTCAATATAGTTATGTATAATAACAG
This portion of the Mammaliicoccus vitulinus genome encodes:
- a CDS encoding DHA2 family efflux MFS transporter permease subunit, encoding MKAEVQVKNPKTMALILMLGAFIGLFGETALNMGLTNVMQDYDISAPTAQWLTTGYLLVLAILVPISAYLTRWFTTRQLVLGGFIISFIGTLFAALSPVFAVLMIGRIIQAVGTGIILPVMMTVMLNIFPINKRGVVMGVMGLVITLAPAVGPTLSGIIITTLSWHFIFWFSSIFYVVLAIIAFVKINNVSEITKPKIDFISICLSTIGFAGLIYALSTMAEISISSPIVWLPLLIGIIALVLFCSRQTKMKEPMLNLTVFKHLMFTLGVIMIFLLMLVILSTAILLPIYLKGSLLLTAALAGLVLLPGNATNFILSPVIGTLFDKYGAKYFGIAGFLFILIAAIGFSISISATTPVWMIICLFIVLFLGVTMVMMPAQTNGLNQLPPHLYADGSAAMNTLMQVAGSAGTALAITLYTVGQQQVTGGSSDLGEREIIAHGIQFVFYFISVVAALGLITSLFVKKPKLTSK
- a CDS encoding MFS transporter, coding for MKFNKNKINVVDMKKTKKSVYATGIGNAMEWFDFGLYSYLAIIISKNFFTSVENDELKLVFTFATFAIAFLMRPIGGIIFGRIGDRLGRKTVLTTTIVLMAASTLIIGLLPTYDQIGIWAPILLLIARIIQGFSTGGEYAGAMVYIAESSPDNRRSVLGSGLEIGTLAGYILASLLASGLFIGLSDAQMQAWGWRIPFILGAPLGLVGLYLRRNLDESPIFENEISENEEKPESFISIIQNHKKDIIVCFIAVAFFNITNYMLLSYMPSYLDEVIGISSTVSTVLITSVMIVMVPLAFFFGRLSDKIGNKKVVLMGTFGLTATSLLAFHFMGLNQLMFVSLGIFILGFFLSTYEGAMPSLLPSIFYTDVRYRTLAVTFNVSVSIFGGTTPLVSTWLVHATQNPLAPAYYLTAVSIIGFLTILVLFETTSGKALKGSYPTVSSEKDFEHAVENPKDSLWWNEQELQENKVKTD